A window of the Nitrosopumilus ureiphilus genome harbors these coding sequences:
- a CDS encoding ATP-binding protein, whose protein sequence is MKIGIKILLSFFVIIVSIGVMGFLTITTSQEKIIHEIGTDHSETLSQTMYFIDDGMREKILGLVMLSDEIFVEKFLVDSNSNYDVPIEMFTNNTADVGPVSFSVNEILNNDLSIKLQNSARYIENKYRYELYNEIVVVNPHGFIVASVKPLDDVSVDKSDWWDAVVTTGYFIGDVQFDEDSKIYTQDLAYKISDSDGNFIGVLKTNVKLQDIIIMIYDLRSKNKFLDSDISLIDSSGKILYDSADPEFGNYVPLPEYVMMSETSDYLLSTDQLGIDTIHVYAKSQPQRDFPSLGWTLVLKQNTDDLLKPVVGLTNTILIISITTITSAVMVAIYVRSSISKPLVKLKDASVKIAEGDYDVDIDVKTDDEIGDLANKFDYMKESIKFTNENLRELIKLRTDELQNALEEIKNNQSFRDEMTESFTKKILAPISSLVKNIELFKNEQNPETLLFVENDLMQLKTTTDDFIDYYMTRTNTTQYDMTDTSINQLMSESVALFDKHPKSSNISLHIDDDDVKVFVDKKMFKRAIFNILDNSLKHSTSGKIDIKTRKIGEKQVEIMISDAREISPDQSLDNLFELKSPDAQTGDDPIGLYVAKSIIIEHAGTIHAQSNDFGGVTFFITLPIFEN, encoded by the coding sequence ATGAAAATTGGAATTAAAATTTTACTAAGTTTTTTTGTAATTATTGTCTCAATAGGTGTCATGGGTTTTCTTACTATTACGACTAGTCAAGAAAAAATTATTCATGAAATTGGAACTGACCATTCTGAAACCTTGTCTCAAACAATGTATTTTATTGACGATGGTATGAGGGAGAAAATCTTAGGCCTTGTAATGCTTTCTGATGAAATCTTTGTCGAGAAATTCTTAGTGGATTCCAACTCCAATTATGACGTTCCAATTGAAATGTTTACCAACAATACTGCTGATGTTGGGCCTGTATCTTTTTCTGTAAATGAAATTCTAAATAATGATCTGTCGATAAAACTACAAAACTCTGCAAGATATATTGAAAATAAATACCGATATGAACTTTACAACGAGATTGTTGTAGTTAATCCACACGGTTTCATAGTGGCATCTGTTAAACCCCTAGACGATGTTTCTGTAGACAAAAGTGATTGGTGGGATGCTGTTGTAACTACCGGATATTTTATTGGTGATGTACAGTTTGATGAAGATTCTAAAATCTACACACAAGACCTTGCGTATAAAATTTCTGATTCAGATGGAAATTTCATTGGTGTTCTAAAAACTAATGTCAAACTACAGGACATTATAATCATGATCTATGATCTTAGATCAAAAAATAAATTCTTGGATTCTGACATTTCTTTGATTGATTCTTCCGGAAAAATTCTTTATGATTCAGCTGATCCTGAGTTTGGAAATTATGTGCCACTACCTGAATATGTCATGATGTCTGAAACATCTGACTATCTTCTTAGTACTGATCAATTGGGAATAGATACCATTCATGTTTATGCTAAATCTCAACCCCAAAGAGATTTTCCAAGTCTTGGATGGACACTAGTCTTAAAACAAAATACTGATGATCTGCTAAAACCTGTGGTAGGTCTAACTAACACTATCTTGATTATATCGATTACAACCATAACCTCTGCAGTGATGGTGGCAATTTACGTCCGTTCTTCTATCTCTAAACCTTTGGTCAAACTCAAAGATGCGTCTGTCAAAATCGCTGAAGGTGATTATGATGTGGATATCGATGTTAAAACCGATGATGAGATTGGTGATCTTGCAAATAAATTTGATTATATGAAAGAAAGTATCAAATTTACAAACGAAAATCTGCGAGAACTAATAAAACTTAGGACCGATGAATTGCAAAACGCTCTTGAAGAAATCAAGAATAACCAATCATTTCGAGATGAAATGACCGAATCATTTACAAAAAAGATCCTAGCCCCAATAAGTTCTTTAGTTAAAAACATAGAGTTATTTAAAAACGAACAAAATCCAGAAACACTGCTGTTCGTAGAAAATGATCTTATGCAACTAAAGACAACCACTGATGATTTTATTGATTATTACATGACAAGAACTAATACGACACAATATGATATGACAGACACTTCCATCAACCAACTCATGTCTGAGTCAGTTGCTTTGTTTGACAAACATCCAAAATCCAGTAACATCTCTTTACACATAGATGATGATGACGTGAAAGTATTTGTTGATAAGAAAATGTTCAAACGGGCAATATTCAATATCCTTGACAATTCTTTGAAACATTCAACATCCGGTAAAATAGACATCAAAACTCGAAAGATTGGCGAAAAACAGGTTGAAATTATGATATCTGATGCTCGGGAAATTAGTCCTGATCAGTCCCTTGATAATTTATTTGAGCTGAAATCCCCTGATGCGCAAACCGGTGATGATCCAATTGGGTTGTATGTGGCCAAATCCATCATAATTGAACATGCTGGAACAATTCATGCGCAAAGTAATGATTTTGGTGGCGTGACCTTCTTCATAACACTTCCAATCTTTGAAAACTAG
- a CDS encoding YybH family protein produces MEDKEAIIKIIESFFECGKTKDFALLQKIQLNDPNFSSFSDVPPFDLKDFQTTIELEELKFVSISDYDYQIKNTKISVFNNTAVVAMEINQKGLLVDTKAYTGEHISIEGRATFVLVKQPTWKIAHIHLSKIGV; encoded by the coding sequence TTGGAAGATAAAGAAGCAATAATAAAAATTATTGAATCTTTTTTTGAGTGTGGAAAAACAAAAGACTTTGCATTGTTACAAAAAATACAGTTAAACGATCCGAATTTCTCAAGTTTTAGTGATGTTCCACCATTTGATCTAAAAGATTTTCAAACAACAATTGAGCTAGAAGAGTTGAAGTTTGTCAGTATTTCAGATTATGACTATCAGATAAAAAATACAAAGATTAGTGTATTTAATAATACAGCTGTAGTAGCAATGGAAATTAATCAGAAAGGATTGCTTGTAGATACCAAAGCTTACACAGGCGAACATATTTCAATTGAGGGAAGAGCAACATTTGTTTTAGTAAAACAACCAACATGGAAAATTGCACATATTCATTTATCAAAGATTGGCGTATGA
- a CDS encoding zinc-dependent dehydrogenase, protein MKTASVKEPSVISVDETDKPSMGNGDVLVQMNACGICGSDLEKVFGQYGQPSMRLGHEPSGIILDVGSAVTGFKKGDRVFTHHHVPCYDCHLCNHGNETMCPKYYETNLSPCGLSEEYVVPAWNVSHGGILKISDSLSFEEAAMIEPLACCVRAWTKFSYHEGDSAAIFGVGPTGMMHVMLAHVKKFSKIFCFDVNDFRLDFAKKFDITDSIHSMDENRKQKILDGTEGRGVDVAIVATSSLKALEDAIDMVRKGGSVMLFGVPSKGAQLNLDMSKIYSKEITLVTSYAASDKDTKEALELIESSKIDVKQLITHTYSIDDSQKAFDHARTGENAMKIIIAK, encoded by the coding sequence ATGAAAACTGCATCTGTTAAAGAACCATCTGTGATTTCTGTTGATGAAACTGATAAACCATCAATGGGAAATGGTGATGTTTTAGTTCAGATGAATGCTTGTGGAATATGTGGCTCTGATTTAGAAAAGGTCTTTGGCCAATATGGTCAGCCCTCAATGCGTTTAGGTCATGAACCATCGGGAATAATTTTGGATGTTGGTTCTGCAGTCACCGGATTTAAAAAAGGTGACCGGGTATTTACTCATCATCACGTTCCATGTTATGATTGTCATTTATGCAATCATGGAAATGAAACCATGTGTCCAAAATACTATGAAACAAATCTTTCTCCATGTGGATTATCTGAAGAATATGTTGTACCTGCCTGGAATGTATCTCACGGTGGTATTTTGAAAATCTCTGACTCACTAAGTTTTGAAGAGGCTGCAATGATTGAACCTTTAGCATGTTGTGTTAGGGCATGGACAAAATTTTCCTATCATGAAGGTGACTCTGCAGCAATTTTTGGGGTAGGTCCTACAGGTATGATGCATGTAATGTTGGCACATGTAAAAAAATTCTCAAAAATTTTCTGTTTTGATGTTAATGACTTTAGATTGGACTTTGCAAAAAAATTTGACATTACTGATTCAATTCACTCTATGGATGAAAACAGAAAGCAAAAAATTTTGGATGGTACTGAAGGAAGGGGTGTTGATGTAGCAATTGTAGCTACTAGTAGTCTCAAGGCACTAGAGGATGCAATAGATATGGTCCGAAAAGGAGGTTCTGTTATGCTATTTGGAGTTCCATCAAAAGGCGCACAACTAAATTTGGACATGAGTAAAATTTACTCTAAAGAAATAACTCTGGTAACTAGTTATGCTGCTTCCGATAAAGATACCAAAGAAGCACTCGAGCTAATCGAATCCTCAAAAATTGATGTCAAACAACTAATCACTCATACTTATTCCATTGATGATTCTCAAAAGGCATTTGATCATGCACGTACAGGTGAGAATGCAATGAAGATAATCATTGCAAAATAA
- a CDS encoding V-type ATP synthase subunit F, translating into MKIFTVGSKSFVTSFQLAGVPGIISETPQKALNEIKRLTDDSDVGLVLVSDDITEPINDELTALRAEKSTLVFALPATGSEKTEIDYRVMLKKILGV; encoded by the coding sequence GTGAAAATCTTCACTGTTGGCAGCAAATCGTTTGTTACTAGTTTCCAATTAGCAGGTGTTCCAGGAATTATCTCTGAAACTCCTCAAAAGGCTTTGAATGAAATTAAGAGACTAACTGACGATTCTGATGTTGGACTAGTATTGGTAAGTGATGATATCACTGAACCAATTAATGATGAATTAACAGCACTAAGAGCAGAAAAATCTACTTTGGTTTTTGCATTACCTGCAACTGGAAGTGAAAAAACTGAAATTGATTACAGAGTTATGCTGAAAAAGATTCTTGGTGTATGA
- the lsrF gene encoding 3-hydroxy-5-phosphonooxypentane-2,4-dione thiolase produces MQNKKGLRKVFRLFQIRRDMDWGLKNRISSIIKPQNNRALMLAVDHGYFLGPTEKLEDPKKVIAPLLKHCDSLMVTRGVQRTCVSATTDTPMVLRVSGGSSIIGEDLSQEDITVSIEDAIRLNACALAMSIFVGSKYEYQTIVNLGKLVGEAERYGLPVLAVTAVGKELGKDARYLSLACRVAAEQGAHIVKTYYCNNFEKVVQSCPVPIIVAGGKKIPERDALQLTYNAIRGGAVGVDMGRNIWQSEHPVSMIRAVRSIVHGNSNVDQAFKLYKKLVSEESKKNSTTPKKPFNPEK; encoded by the coding sequence TTGCAAAATAAGAAAGGCTTAAGAAAGGTATTTCGATTATTTCAAATTCGAAGAGATATGGATTGGGGATTAAAAAACAGAATTTCAAGCATCATCAAGCCACAAAATAACCGTGCATTAATGTTGGCCGTAGACCATGGATATTTTCTGGGTCCTACTGAAAAATTAGAGGATCCAAAAAAGGTAATTGCTCCTCTCTTGAAACATTGTGACTCTTTAATGGTTACAAGAGGGGTTCAAAGGACATGTGTTTCAGCAACAACTGACACTCCTATGGTATTGAGAGTCTCTGGCGGCTCAAGTATAATTGGCGAGGACCTGTCTCAGGAAGACATTACAGTATCCATTGAAGATGCAATCAGACTAAATGCCTGCGCCCTTGCAATGTCCATCTTTGTTGGTTCAAAATATGAATATCAAACTATTGTTAATCTTGGAAAATTAGTTGGTGAAGCTGAAAGATATGGGCTCCCAGTTTTGGCAGTAACTGCAGTTGGAAAAGAACTTGGCAAAGATGCTAGATATCTTTCCTTGGCATGTAGAGTAGCTGCTGAACAAGGTGCACATATTGTAAAAACTTACTATTGTAATAATTTTGAAAAAGTCGTTCAATCATGCCCTGTACCAATTATTGTTGCAGGTGGGAAAAAAATCCCTGAACGTGATGCATTACAATTAACGTACAATGCAATCAGAGGTGGCGCAGTTGGTGTTGATATGGGTAGAAACATCTGGCAATCAGAGCACCCAGTTTCAATGATTCGCGCAGTAAGATCAATAGTGCATGGAAACTCAAATGTTGATCAAGCATTCAAACTCTATAAAAAATTAGTAAGCGAAGAGTCCAAAAAGAACTCAACCACACCAAAAAAACCATTCAATCCTGAAAAATAG